Proteins encoded together in one Psychrobacter sanguinis window:
- a CDS encoding IS630 family transposase — protein MKQVLPDGVDIKQVDIWFQDETRIGQQGSITRVWHYKGQRPRVVRQQQFESTYLFGAFNPATGESVGLVLPYVNKQAMALHMEEISKAVPEGRHAVVVMDGALWHQPSLDQDNVTMLKLPPYSPELNPAEQVWQYLKQHWLSNRCFESYDAIVDAACDAWNALCNQTNLIRSITQREWCDLSVIF, from the coding sequence ATAAAGCAAGTTCTACCTGATGGTGTTGATATCAAGCAAGTTGATATATGGTTTCAGGATGAAACACGTATTGGCCAACAAGGCTCTATCACAAGGGTTTGGCACTATAAAGGACAAAGACCTCGAGTAGTCAGGCAGCAGCAGTTTGAATCAACTTATCTATTTGGTGCCTTTAATCCGGCGACAGGTGAGAGTGTTGGACTTGTTCTACCTTATGTGAATAAGCAAGCTATGGCATTGCATATGGAGGAAATCAGTAAAGCTGTTCCCGAAGGTCGGCATGCCGTGGTGGTTATGGATGGGGCGCTATGGCACCAACCAAGTTTGGATCAAGACAATGTGACCATGCTTAAATTGCCTCCCTACTCACCTGAGCTTAACCCTGCTGAACAGGTATGGCAGTACCTTAAACAGCATTGGTTATCTAATCGCTGTTTTGAGAGTTATGATGCGATTGTCGATGCGGCATGTGACGCTTGGAATGCATTGTGTAATCAGACTAACTTAATTAGGTCTATCACTCAGCGGGAGTGGTGCGACTTGAGTGTTATTTTTTAG
- the putA gene encoding bifunctional proline dehydrogenase/L-glutamate gamma-semialdehyde dehydrogenase PutA produces the protein MSSPNPFYPKNPIQFSAQEVLNPAFIERPASELFKLISPLYSADEDQWLGNLLPLAEPQVNEGVSEREAISEQTKSLVEHVRNNDKAVKMVDSLLLEYSLDTQEGILLMSLAEALIRVPDNATADALIRDKMSVADWKKHLKDDNGFIVNASTWGLMMTGRVVSVDSSMTAAGFLDRMTKKMGEPVIRSAMQRAMKIMGHQFVLGETIEEANRNSQPYRNKGYTYSFDMLGEAAVTHKDAEKYFSDYLHAIRSAAHVKVKEGMPKPSVSIKLSALHPRYEATQIDQVLGLLRQRCILLIEAAREVDVDISIDAEEADRLEVSLKLFESLYRDIMTQDWDGLGIVVQGYSKRALAVLAWLASLAKEVGDRIPVRLVKGAYWDYEIKLAQQKGITGYPVWTRKEGTDVAYLACARFLLTEQIRGVLWPQFATHNAHTLSSVMTMSPHRDFEFQRLHGMGDALYDHILQAYNIPVRIYAPVGAHKDLLPYLVRRLLENGANSSFVHQLLDKSHPVEKLTVHPYDKLTEHDTLHNSRIPMPLEIYEDRQASFGPNIFVESQWQPFKAQIETHLKDTWSANSIVNGEQISKETSPGLATHKVVAPWNHDVSVGEVVYADADIAKRAIETALAGQSQWQQVAVTERAAILKRIADLYEQNFAQLVAMCHKEAGKTLQDSIDEVREAVDFCRYYAEEAKRLSQQTNTFLDLAGNKITQKRLARGTFVCISPWNFPLAIYTGQIVGALAAGNTVVAKPAEQTSLIAYFAAQLMYQAGVPESVLQLLIGAGEVGAALTSSPVIDGVVFTGSTQTAQMINKSLYSDERLSMARSEQNTAQELPILIAETGGQNAMIVDSTALPEQVVKDAVLSAFGSAGQRCSACRVLCLQEDIADSVIELLKGNMAELVVGNPSVVSTDVGPVIDKDAQKGLRAHIEAMRKDGRARIIAQTPIGSESANHLSHSTFVLPTAIEVDSIDVIGGEHFGPILHVLRYKAGKLDELIDEINATGYGLTLGIHSRIETVANHIERRTKVGNTYINRNQIGAVVGEQPFGGCGLSGTGPKAGGPRYVARLTKWQTV, from the coding sequence ATGAGTTCGCCTAATCCTTTTTATCCAAAAAATCCGATTCAGTTTTCTGCCCAAGAGGTGTTAAATCCGGCGTTTATTGAACGTCCTGCCAGTGAGTTATTTAAATTAATATCCCCTCTATATAGTGCGGATGAGGACCAGTGGTTGGGTAACTTACTGCCATTGGCTGAACCACAGGTCAATGAGGGCGTTAGTGAGCGCGAGGCCATTAGCGAGCAGACCAAAAGCTTGGTTGAGCATGTGCGTAATAATGATAAAGCGGTCAAAATGGTGGACTCTTTATTATTAGAGTATAGCTTGGATACCCAAGAGGGTATCTTATTGATGAGCTTGGCTGAGGCACTCATTCGTGTACCTGATAATGCCACGGCAGATGCTCTGATTCGCGACAAAATGAGTGTGGCGGATTGGAAAAAACACTTAAAAGATGACAATGGATTTATCGTTAATGCCTCAACTTGGGGCCTTATGATGACCGGCCGTGTAGTCAGTGTGGACAGCTCAATGACTGCCGCAGGGTTTTTGGACCGCATGACCAAAAAAATGGGCGAGCCTGTGATTCGTAGTGCCATGCAGCGAGCGATGAAAATCATGGGTCATCAGTTTGTATTAGGCGAAACCATTGAAGAAGCCAACCGTAATAGTCAGCCCTATCGCAATAAGGGTTATACATATTCCTTTGATATGTTGGGAGAGGCGGCCGTAACTCATAAGGATGCGGAAAAGTACTTTAGTGACTATCTACATGCCATTCGTTCTGCGGCCCATGTCAAAGTAAAAGAGGGCATGCCCAAACCATCTGTATCTATTAAGCTGTCTGCTTTACATCCGCGTTATGAAGCCACACAAATAGATCAAGTATTGGGGTTATTACGTCAGCGTTGTATCTTATTGATTGAAGCGGCGCGTGAGGTTGATGTTGATATCAGTATTGATGCTGAAGAAGCCGATCGATTAGAAGTGTCTTTGAAATTATTTGAATCCTTATATCGTGACATCATGACTCAAGACTGGGATGGCCTAGGCATAGTGGTGCAAGGCTATTCAAAACGAGCGTTGGCAGTATTAGCTTGGCTCGCCAGTCTGGCAAAAGAAGTGGGTGATCGCATTCCTGTACGCTTGGTAAAAGGTGCTTATTGGGACTATGAAATCAAATTGGCACAGCAAAAAGGCATTACTGGCTATCCGGTATGGACCCGTAAAGAAGGTACTGATGTTGCTTATTTAGCCTGTGCTAGATTTTTGTTAACGGAGCAAATCCGTGGTGTGCTTTGGCCACAGTTTGCCACTCATAATGCCCACACTTTGTCCTCTGTGATGACCATGAGTCCGCACAGAGACTTTGAATTCCAGCGACTGCATGGCATGGGTGATGCGCTTTATGATCATATCTTGCAGGCATATAATATTCCCGTTCGTATTTACGCGCCAGTTGGCGCCCATAAAGACTTACTGCCTTACTTAGTACGTCGTTTGCTAGAAAATGGTGCCAACAGCTCATTTGTGCATCAGCTCCTCGACAAGAGTCACCCCGTAGAGAAGTTGACGGTGCATCCTTATGACAAGCTGACCGAGCATGATACCCTGCATAATTCGCGTATTCCTATGCCTTTGGAAATTTACGAAGATAGGCAGGCAAGCTTTGGCCCAAATATCTTTGTTGAGTCGCAGTGGCAGCCGTTCAAAGCCCAGATAGAAACGCATCTAAAAGACACCTGGTCTGCCAATTCAATTGTCAATGGCGAGCAGATCAGTAAAGAGACCTCACCAGGTTTGGCTACTCATAAAGTAGTGGCACCTTGGAATCATGACGTTAGCGTAGGAGAAGTGGTCTACGCCGATGCAGATATTGCGAAGCGTGCTATTGAAACGGCATTGGCTGGTCAAAGTCAGTGGCAACAAGTGGCCGTCACTGAGCGTGCTGCTATCTTAAAGCGTATCGCCGACTTGTATGAACAGAACTTTGCACAGCTGGTGGCCATGTGCCATAAAGAGGCAGGCAAGACTTTGCAGGACAGCATCGATGAAGTTCGTGAAGCAGTAGATTTCTGTCGTTACTATGCCGAAGAGGCCAAGCGATTAAGTCAGCAAACTAATACTTTTCTAGATTTGGCAGGCAATAAAATCACTCAAAAACGCCTCGCACGCGGTACATTTGTATGCATCAGTCCTTGGAACTTCCCATTGGCGATCTACACCGGACAGATTGTGGGCGCATTAGCGGCCGGTAATACAGTAGTGGCAAAACCTGCAGAACAGACCAGCTTGATTGCCTATTTTGCGGCACAGTTAATGTATCAAGCGGGTGTGCCTGAGTCTGTCTTACAGTTATTGATAGGAGCAGGTGAGGTCGGCGCTGCATTGACGTCATCGCCGGTTATTGATGGGGTAGTATTTACCGGCTCAACGCAGACCGCTCAGATGATTAATAAATCTCTATATTCTGATGAGAGACTATCAATGGCCCGCTCTGAGCAAAACACTGCTCAGGAACTGCCTATCTTGATAGCAGAGACTGGCGGTCAAAATGCGATGATTGTCGACTCAACTGCTTTGCCAGAACAAGTGGTGAAAGATGCTGTCTTATCAGCATTTGGCTCAGCAGGTCAGCGCTGCTCTGCTTGCCGAGTCCTATGTTTGCAAGAAGACATTGCAGATTCGGTAATTGAACTACTTAAAGGCAATATGGCAGAACTGGTAGTGGGCAACCCTTCAGTGGTCTCAACTGATGTGGGTCCTGTGATTGACAAAGACGCTCAAAAAGGACTGCGCGCTCATATTGAAGCCATGCGCAAAGACGGTCGCGCCCGTATTATTGCTCAAACTCCGATTGGGTCAGAGTCGGCCAATCATTTGAGTCACAGTACCTTTGTGCTACCTACTGCTATCGAGGTAGACAGTATTGACGTCATCGGTGGCGAGCACTTTGGTCCTATTTTACATGTTCTACGCTATAAAGCTGGCAAGCTTGATGAGTTGATTGATGAGATTAATGCCACAGGTTATGGTCTTACCCTAGGTATTCATAGTCGTATTGAAACGGTCGCCAATCATATTGAGCGCCGTACCAAAGTAGGTAACACCTATATTAACCGCAATCAAATTGGTGCAGTGGTCGGGGAACAGCCGTTTGGCGGCTGTGGTTTATCAGGGACAGGTCCGAAAGCTGGAGGACCTCGTTATGTGGCTAGATTGACTAAGTGGCAGACGGTGTAA
- a CDS encoding cell envelope integrity protein TolA: protein MLNRAPNVYVPVEPEDNGIVLPAALSLIVHGSILAFIIFSHQVPKLDDSQSIETTIITPEELASLQADIKANRETLAAGGVPNTPEMNSTSVPATSNDNSFIGGDSAFSRGISSIFNKVAEPTQDPVSASSSDPVFTEMTELDEMPSTEQTSDATESTASADESKPVNSAPKVKANTEGQGQVAATFPSGTEGNKNKSSSGGGTAAQSTGNGNSKSSGGDITGALVNLIEPQWTPPVGRVGSTVSVSVTVDENGNVLSVNANTSDAELKQSLESAVNRASPLTPVIGTNKRRLKLTFVVR, encoded by the coding sequence TTGCTAAATCGAGCGCCCAACGTTTATGTTCCTGTAGAGCCTGAAGACAATGGCATTGTTTTGCCTGCTGCCTTAAGCCTTATTGTACACGGATCAATACTGGCCTTTATTATTTTCTCTCATCAAGTGCCTAAACTTGATGATAGCCAATCTATTGAGACCACTATTATTACGCCGGAAGAGTTAGCGAGTTTGCAAGCGGACATTAAGGCCAATCGCGAGACTCTAGCCGCTGGGGGTGTTCCCAATACACCTGAGATGAATAGTACTTCTGTCCCTGCCACTAGCAATGACAACTCATTTATAGGTGGTGATTCCGCCTTTTCTAGAGGAATTTCCTCTATCTTTAATAAAGTGGCAGAGCCTACTCAAGATCCAGTAAGTGCCAGTAGTAGCGACCCCGTCTTTACTGAAATGACAGAGCTTGACGAGATGCCTAGTACAGAGCAAACCTCTGATGCGACTGAAAGTACTGCGTCTGCTGATGAATCTAAGCCTGTTAATAGTGCACCTAAAGTCAAAGCCAATACCGAAGGACAAGGTCAGGTAGCAGCGACTTTCCCCTCTGGCACAGAAGGCAATAAAAATAAATCTTCTTCAGGCGGCGGCACGGCAGCTCAATCTACTGGCAATGGCAACAGTAAATCTAGTGGTGGCGATATTACTGGCGCCTTGGTAAATTTAATTGAACCGCAATGGACACCTCCAGTGGGCAGAGTCGGCTCAACGGTATCGGTGTCTGTCACGGTCGATGAAAATGGCAATGTGCTAAGTGTCAATGCCAATACCTCTGATGCTGAGCTCAAGCAATCTCTAGAATCTGCGGTCAATCGAGCCAGTCCGCTTACCCCCGTTATCGGTACCAACAAACGTAGACTTAAGCTTACTTTCGTTGTTAGGTAG
- a CDS encoding NCS2 family permease, with protein sequence MNAIERYFGINGQNTTIRTEILAGITTFLTMAYIIFVNPNILADAGMDRGAVFVATCLAAAVGCFIMGIYARLPVALAPGMGLNAFFTYGVVLGMGYTWQTALGAVFLSGCIFVFLSLFKIREWVITAIPNSLKQGIVAGIGAFLAFIALKSSGIIVANEATFVSLGDLQQFSPMMAALGFFLIIGLVYRNIPGAVTIGILAVSVIAVITGNVAFEGVMSMPPAIAPTFLQLDIAGAFDVGMISVIFAFLFVDLFDTSGTLIGVTNKAGLVDKNGDIPNLDKALLADSTATVAGSLLGTSSTTSFVESTAGVAAGGRTGLMAVTVGVLFLLSIFFAPLAGMIPAYATAGAIFYVSVLMLYTLKDIDWEDLTEAAPVAVVLLMTPLTYSIADGISLGFITYTVVKVLTGKFNQVSVAVWALTIILLAKIVFL encoded by the coding sequence ATGAATGCAATTGAGCGCTATTTTGGCATTAACGGTCAAAACACCACGATAAGAACTGAAATCTTAGCGGGGATCACCACGTTTTTAACGATGGCATACATTATTTTTGTTAACCCTAATATTCTTGCAGATGCAGGAATGGATAGGGGTGCGGTGTTTGTGGCCACTTGTTTGGCTGCGGCGGTAGGCTGTTTTATCATGGGTATTTACGCCCGCCTACCTGTGGCTTTGGCACCTGGCATGGGTCTAAACGCCTTCTTTACCTATGGGGTTGTTTTAGGTATGGGTTATACCTGGCAAACCGCTTTAGGAGCAGTGTTTTTATCAGGGTGTATCTTCGTTTTCCTAAGCTTATTTAAGATTCGTGAATGGGTTATTACTGCGATTCCAAATAGCTTAAAACAAGGTATTGTTGCCGGTATTGGCGCTTTCCTAGCCTTTATTGCGCTAAAAAGTTCAGGCATTATTGTTGCCAACGAAGCCACTTTTGTTAGCTTAGGTGATTTACAGCAATTCTCGCCAATGATGGCCGCTTTGGGCTTCTTTTTAATCATTGGCTTGGTCTATCGTAATATTCCAGGTGCGGTAACCATTGGTATTCTAGCAGTATCTGTCATTGCAGTGATTACGGGTAACGTGGCCTTTGAAGGGGTGATGTCTATGCCGCCTGCCATTGCGCCTACTTTCTTGCAGTTAGACATTGCTGGTGCTTTTGACGTTGGCATGATTAGCGTTATTTTTGCCTTCTTATTCGTTGATTTGTTTGACACTTCAGGGACGCTAATTGGGGTGACCAATAAGGCGGGCTTGGTAGATAAGAATGGCGATATTCCTAATTTAGACAAAGCCTTATTGGCAGATTCTACTGCCACAGTAGCCGGTTCATTATTGGGTACGTCATCGACTACAAGTTTTGTAGAGAGTACAGCAGGGGTTGCTGCTGGAGGCCGTACAGGGCTTATGGCTGTGACGGTGGGGGTATTATTTTTACTTAGTATTTTCTTTGCTCCTCTAGCGGGTATGATCCCTGCTTATGCCACAGCAGGCGCTATTTTTTACGTCTCGGTATTAATGCTTTATACTCTAAAAGATATCGACTGGGAAGATTTAACAGAAGCAGCACCAGTGGCGGTAGTGCTACTAATGACACCTCTGACTTACTCGATTGCGGATGGTATCTCGTTAGGCTTTATCACTTATACTGTGGTAAAAGTATTGACCGGCAAATTCAATCAAGTCAGTGTGGCGGTTTGGGCGCTAACAATTATTCTATTGGCCAAAATCGTATTTTTGTAA
- the tolQ gene encoding protein TolQ, whose product MPNSINLISLVTNASLLVQVVMGILLLASVLCWVLIFRLSARLGTAKRQDQHFENWFWSGEDLAKMYQGIQNSPDRHGLANIFYVGFSEFLRMNKKRQPKDHIIDGVERKLRVGLGRQQQSLESGLAVLASIGSVSPYIGLFGTVWGIMNAFIGLSEASQVSLSAVAPGIAEALIATAMGLFAAIPAVLAYNHFTAKAAGIYDSRALFCDEMTGMLQRETHETATSTQDNPAVAAQNIQSPLV is encoded by the coding sequence TTGCCAAATTCTATCAACCTTATTAGTCTCGTTACCAACGCCAGTTTGCTGGTTCAAGTGGTTATGGGTATTTTGCTACTCGCCTCTGTTCTCTGCTGGGTGCTTATCTTCCGTTTGAGTGCCCGATTGGGTACAGCCAAACGTCAAGACCAACATTTTGAGAATTGGTTTTGGTCCGGTGAAGACTTAGCCAAAATGTATCAAGGCATTCAAAATTCACCAGATCGTCATGGATTGGCCAATATATTCTATGTGGGCTTTTCAGAATTTTTACGCATGAACAAAAAACGTCAGCCTAAAGACCATATTATCGATGGCGTAGAACGTAAGCTTCGTGTGGGTCTAGGTCGTCAGCAGCAGTCATTAGAATCAGGCTTGGCTGTATTGGCCAGTATCGGTTCTGTATCTCCCTATATTGGTTTGTTTGGGACAGTTTGGGGGATTATGAATGCCTTTATCGGTCTATCTGAAGCGTCACAAGTTAGTTTATCTGCTGTCGCTCCAGGTATTGCTGAGGCCTTAATCGCTACAGCCATGGGTCTATTTGCTGCTATCCCAGCGGTCTTGGCGTATAACCATTTTACTGCCAAAGCGGCCGGCATTTACGACAGCCGTGCATTATTTTGTGATGAGATGACAGGTATGCTACAGCGTGAGACTCACGAAACAGCGACGTCTACTCAAGATAATCCTGCGGTTGCTGCTCAAAATATTCAGTCCCCTCTGGTATAA
- the tolR gene encoding protein TolR → MKASPFSRHKKELNASMNVVPYIDVMLVLLVIFMVTTPMLTTGVDVDLPKASTENISTGAQMPVIISLKSNGEIFMSYENNIDVPVLEEALIENLIALQNSEGGNEVQVMINADQNNQYGMVMQLMANLQKAGVKKVGLLTGQPLPSNIN, encoded by the coding sequence ATGAAAGCCAGCCCCTTTTCTAGACATAAAAAAGAGCTTAATGCCTCTATGAACGTTGTGCCTTACATCGATGTGATGTTGGTACTCCTGGTCATATTTATGGTGACTACCCCTATGCTAACCACGGGAGTAGATGTAGATTTGCCTAAAGCCAGTACTGAGAATATATCCACAGGGGCTCAAATGCCGGTGATCATCTCATTAAAAAGTAATGGTGAGATTTTTATGAGTTATGAGAATAATATTGATGTCCCAGTGCTGGAAGAGGCGTTGATTGAAAATCTAATCGCTCTACAGAACAGTGAGGGTGGCAATGAGGTTCAGGTTATGATTAATGCAGACCAGAATAACCAGTATGGTATGGTCATGCAGCTGATGGCCAACCTACAGAAAGCTGGGGTCAAAAAAGTAGGCTTACTAACCGGTCAACCACTACCGTCTAACATAAACTAA
- a CDS encoding PD40 domain-containing protein, with translation MKKIKMTNTEHLTPHSQKRLTTGLSCALLASAGLLVGISAHAEEDYDLELTISKKGEVNQNQVAFVPFAGDSGISSIIQKDLEAMPLRVTSQGLIGQPHSRDDLAATLPAWQQLGIPYMVIGSSQNVGGNASITFEVIEVAKGRIIKGTQTVTAADSKTAARKASSRIYELITGKKLDLNARLIYVEEKGSGKSKTSSLVLIDADGSNKRLLSQVIDATIYSPAVSPDGRYVAYSVQLKDNSANLWKYDLKTSQLTRLVDMKGSSLRPSFSYDGSKILFSSTVNGDADIYRVNSTGGKPELVMAGPYDQVTPSYAPNGSFVYASDHASPNRPNIYRYNFSGSPVQISRGGYATNPSYSPDGTKIGFLSGRSAAIMSNNGSIIANFGATGLDEAPRFSPTGERVVYSQGAKKGNLVIRYLDGGKVITLPTDGIAKSPTWVPSGQ, from the coding sequence ATGAAAAAAATTAAAATGACAAATACTGAGCACCTAACTCCTCATTCCCAAAAGCGCTTAACCACTGGTTTGTCTTGTGCCCTATTGGCATCAGCAGGTCTCTTAGTGGGCATTAGTGCGCATGCAGAAGAAGATTACGATCTAGAGTTAACCATCTCCAAAAAGGGAGAGGTGAATCAAAATCAAGTGGCTTTTGTACCTTTTGCGGGAGACAGTGGTATTTCTTCTATTATCCAAAAAGATTTAGAAGCCATGCCTTTAAGAGTGACCAGTCAAGGCTTAATTGGCCAACCACACAGCCGCGATGATTTAGCCGCTACCCTACCAGCATGGCAGCAGCTGGGCATTCCTTATATGGTTATTGGCAGCAGTCAAAATGTGGGCGGTAACGCCAGTATCACTTTTGAAGTGATTGAAGTGGCCAAAGGTAGAATTATTAAAGGCACACAGACTGTTACAGCGGCAGATAGTAAAACTGCCGCTCGTAAAGCGTCAAGCCGTATTTATGAACTAATCACAGGTAAAAAACTAGACCTTAATGCCCGTCTTATTTATGTAGAAGAAAAAGGCAGTGGTAAATCAAAAACCTCCTCTTTGGTATTGATAGATGCGGATGGCAGCAATAAGCGTCTACTTTCTCAAGTCATTGATGCCACTATCTATAGTCCTGCCGTATCTCCAGACGGCCGTTATGTGGCTTACTCTGTTCAGTTAAAAGACAACAGCGCTAACTTATGGAAATATGATCTCAAAACCAGCCAATTAACTCGTCTAGTCGACATGAAAGGCAGTAGTTTAAGACCTAGCTTCTCATACGATGGTTCCAAAATCCTATTCTCAAGCACCGTAAATGGCGATGCAGACATTTATCGTGTCAATAGCACTGGCGGTAAACCAGAATTGGTCATGGCCGGTCCTTATGATCAAGTAACCCCAAGCTATGCGCCGAACGGCAGCTTTGTCTACGCTTCAGACCATGCCAGCCCTAATCGTCCAAACATTTATCGTTATAATTTCTCAGGTTCGCCCGTACAGATTTCACGTGGCGGCTATGCCACCAACCCTAGCTATAGTCCTGATGGCACCAAAATTGGTTTCCTAAGTGGGCGCAGTGCGGCTATCATGAGTAATAATGGCTCTATTATTGCTAACTTTGGGGCGACTGGCTTAGATGAAGCGCCTAGGTTCTCACCAACTGGCGAGCGCGTGGTTTACTCTCAAGGTGCCAAAAAGGGTAATTTAGTCATCCGTTATTTGGATGGAGGTAAAGTGATTACTCTGCCTACTGATGGTATTGCGAAGTCTCCAACTTGGGTGCCGAGTGGCCAGTAA
- a CDS encoding flavodoxin family protein, protein MTDNSSSVNLNTVDEALKIAIIYHSNYGHTRKVAHAIEEGAQAYAQDKVEVRALDIDEMDWEFADAAQMMVFGSAVYMGSITAEFKTFMDSTSKRWFHRKWHGKWAAGFANSGGLSGDKLAALQQICLFSMQHGMNWAGFPVMPTGHSETDINRLSSFLGLMTQSTDASPEITPGEGDINTAKLFGEHLAQTLLNQPPKLHHHKD, encoded by the coding sequence ATGACTGATAACTCTAGTTCTGTTAATTTAAATACAGTAGATGAGGCCCTTAAAATAGCCATCATCTATCACAGTAACTACGGGCATACCCGCAAAGTGGCTCATGCTATCGAAGAGGGTGCCCAAGCTTATGCCCAAGATAAGGTAGAAGTTCGAGCCTTGGATATCGATGAGATGGATTGGGAATTTGCCGATGCTGCGCAAATGATGGTGTTTGGTAGTGCCGTTTATATGGGCAGTATCACGGCTGAGTTTAAGACCTTTATGGACAGCACCTCTAAACGCTGGTTTCACCGTAAATGGCATGGTAAGTGGGCGGCAGGCTTTGCCAATTCAGGCGGTCTAAGTGGCGATAAGCTGGCGGCATTGCAGCAAATCTGCTTATTTAGTATGCAACATGGCATGAACTGGGCCGGTTTTCCGGTAATGCCTACGGGTCATAGCGAAACCGACATCAACCGCTTATCAAGCTTTTTGGGATTAATGACTCAATCGACAGATGCCTCTCCTGAGATTACCCCAGGGGAAGGTGACATTAATACGGCCAAACTATTTGGTGAGCACTTGGCGCAAACGCTATTGAATCAACCACCAAAACTGCATCACCATAAAGATTAG
- a CDS encoding winged helix-turn-helix domain-containing protein — protein MPKKTPRNHKLTDHDFLQLSKTEGNARARIRLLMLHQLSQGHPIATVAENFGYNPRSVYTIRRKYWLHGITSVYDAAGRGRKSLLAEKDIEPFKQAIVEAQQQRGGGRLTAKDIAQIAKEQFNANYTPKAIYPLMKRIGMSWVSARSRHPKADPKVMEAYKKTSLSR, from the coding sequence ATGCCGAAAAAAACCCCTAGAAATCATAAACTCACAGACCACGATTTTCTGCAATTATCTAAAACAGAAGGCAATGCCAGAGCACGAATCAGACTACTCATGCTGCATCAACTGAGTCAAGGTCATCCTATAGCGACCGTAGCAGAGAACTTTGGCTATAACCCTAGAAGCGTCTATACCATAAGAAGGAAATACTGGTTGCATGGTATCACTAGTGTCTATGACGCAGCTGGCAGAGGCAGAAAGAGTCTTTTAGCAGAAAAAGACATAGAACCATTCAAACAAGCGATAGTAGAAGCTCAGCAGCAAAGAGGTGGTGGTAGGCTCACGGCAAAAGACATCGCACAAATCGCCAAGGAGCAATTTAACGCCAACTATACCCCTAAAGCGATCTATCCTCTCATGAAACGTATTGGTATGAGCTGGGTATCTGCGCGTAGTCGGCATCCTAAGGCAGATCCTAAAGTCATGGAGGCATATAAAAAAACTTCCTTGAGCAGATAA